From one Heterodontus francisci isolate sHetFra1 chromosome 17, sHetFra1.hap1, whole genome shotgun sequence genomic stretch:
- the atmin gene encoding ATM interactor encodes MAVYAVGGCESERQLSDNQKLEEPQTQATMTTRAVDGQTPTCQIIKPSVSELSREVRTNILCTVTGCGKILSNPPALSMHLVKSHRVQDCSINPTVRKDLKSSVQKLYCCPIEGCPRGPNRPFSQFAFVKQHFMKIHAEKKHKCDKCNNSYGTERDLKRHAEDCGRIFQCTCGCPYASRPALLSHIYRTGHEIPAEHRDPPCKKRKSEGLNQNHLNKVEKEKQKVQVLQEPMEMNKRTCIKNFGRDDGNNQTPAPAKQIQKLLLPKPKVALVKLPVMHFTHLPVLLSSSTSMDNSVKSIVVAVDNQGSVMSTMHILPTSVGTLAPALEAKPLNFKGGLPISKVTNVMMVEPVSTAVQVNMDSGFANNQGMSSLGDLGQKNKCISMNVQTDISYLAQNTAPESLATCCSTENTVSACAQTDLSFSAQVLLPVSVQTQTFEPDTKITTSISAQTDSFGQSCFPLCDVSRKKQTSLVNSAHDKSPTVQALINANNHEDIFDHSLVSSYGVCRQTQTTFALDANDMDQRQSHDDLLQNSKSAVDFHIQSTLLQQNPMTDNQTQTINLFNDLENILSESIAGHSLENRGLLSDASNASGESMTSSQTQSAGIDFDIEEFLSASNIQTQTEDNEFGALQTESALESLDIETQTDFLFSDHPAQAYNGRGQSNYLGLEMFDTQTQTDFNFLLDSSPHLPLDSILKQSSFSLSAESSGTKTQTDVCCRNHFGSATESHVRLNCAETQTTSSSFENLGSLFFTSNETQTVMDDFLLADMAWNTMESHFSSVETQTCDEIFSLFQNTDKNSD; translated from the exons ATGGCGGTGTATGCGGTGGGTGGATGTGAGAGTGAGAGGCAGCTTTCGGATAACCAGAAGCTGGAGGAGCCGCAAACTCAAGCAACAATGACAACAAGAGCAGTAGACGGACAAACCCCAACTTGCCAGATCATTAAGCCATCGGTTAGTGAGCTGAGCCGGGAGGTGAGGACCAACATCCTGTGCACAGTGACGGGCTGCGGCAAGATCCTGTCCAACCCGCCGGCCCTCAGCATGCACCTGGTCAAATCGCACAGGGTGCAG GACTGCAGCATTAATCCAACGGTTAGGAAAGATCTGAAGTCGTCTGTTCAAAAACTGTATTGCTGCCCAATTGAAGGTTGTCCAAGAGGACCGAACAGACCGTTTTCCCAGTTTGCCTTTGTTAAACAG CACTTCATGAAAATTCATGCTGAAAAGAAACACAAGTGTGACAAATGTAATAACTCGTATGGCACAGAAAGGGACTTGAAACGACATGCTGAGGATTGTGGGAGGATCTTCCAGTGCACTTGTGGGTGTCCTTATGCCAGCAGGCCAGCACTACTGTCTCACATTTACAGAACTGGACATGAAATCCCTGCTGAACACCG GGATCCGCCATGCAAGAAGAGGAAAAGTGAGGGGTTAAATCAGAATCACCTGAACAAGGTAGAAAAAGAGAAGCAGAAAGTCCAGGTGCTCCAAGAGCCAATGGAGATGAACAAGAGAACCTGCATCAAAAACTTCGGTAGAGATGATGGCAATAATCAGACTCCAGCTCCGGCAAAACAAATTCAGAAATTGTTGTTACCAAAGCCCAAGGTTGCGCTAGTCAAACTTCCTGTAATGCACTTCACACATTTACCAGTCCTTTTATCTTCAAGCACGTCCATGGATAATTCTGTCAAGTCCATTGTTGTTGCTGTTGACAATCAAGGATCTGTTATGAGCACAATGCATATTTTGCCTACGTCAGTGGGAACACTGGCACCAGCTTTGGAGGCAAAACCATTGAATTTTAAAGGCGGTCTGCCCATCTCCAAGGTAACTAATGTCATGATGGTTGAACCAGTCAGCACTGCAGTGCAAGTCAACATGGATTCAGGTTTTGCCAATAATCAAGGAATGTCATCACTTGGAGACCTGGGCCAAAAGAACAAGTGTATCTCCATGAATGTTCAGACAGACATATCATACCTTGCACAGAACACAGCACCAGAGTCTCTAGCTACGTGCTGCTCAACAGAGAACACTGTGTCGGCTTGTGCACAGACTGATCTGAGTTTCAGTGCTCAAGTGTTGCTACCTGTAAGTGTCCAGACGCAAACATTCGAACCAGACACTAAAATCACTACATCGATAAGTGCTCAAACAGATTCTTTTGGCCAGTCTTGTTTTCCATTGTGTGACGTTTCCAGGAAAAAGCAAACTAGTTTGGTAAATTCTGCTCATGATAAAAGCCCTACAGTTCAAGCACTAATTAATGCAAATAATCATGAAGACATTTTTGACCATTCTTTAGTTTCCTCTTATGGTGTCTGTAGGCAGACTCAAACTACTTTTGCCCTGGATGCAAATGACATGGACCAAAGACAATCTCATGATGATCTTTTACAGAACTCTAAGTCAGCTGTTGATTTTCACATTCAATCTACTTTACTTCAACAGAACCCTATGACTGACAATCAGACTCAGACAATTAACCTATTTAATGACTTGGAAAATATCCTGTCTGAAAGTATAGCTGGTCATTCATTAGAAAACCGTGGTCTTTTGTCTGATGCCAGCAATGCCTCTGGAGAGAGTATGACCAGCAGCCAGACACAAAGTGCAGGTATTGACTTTGATATTGAAGAGTTTTTATCTGCAAGCAACATACAAACGCAGACAGAAGACAATGAATTTGGTGCTTTACAGACAGAGTCTGCCTTGGAATCTCTAGATATTGAGACTCAGACAGACTTCTTGTTTTCAGACCATCCTGCCCAAGCATACAATGGCAGGGGACAGTCCAACTATTTAGGACTAGAAATGTTTGACACACAGACTCAAACAGACTTCAATTTCTTATTGGACAGCAGTCCACATCTACCTCTCGACAGTATTTTGAAACAGTCCAGTTTCTCTTTAAGTGCAGAGTCTTCTGGTACCAAAACCCAGACTGATGTGTGCTGCAGAAATCATTTCGGCAGTGCCACTGAGAGTCATGTCCGGTTAAACTGCGCCGAAACGCAGACAACCAGCAGCTCCTTTGAAAACCTCGGCAGTCTTTTCTTCACTAGCAATGAAACACAGACTGTAATGGATGACTTTCTGTTGGCAGATATGGCATGGAACACCATGGAATCTCATTTCAGCTCTGTTGAGACACAAACATGTGATGAAATCTTTTCCTTATTTCAAAATACTGATAAAAACAGTGACTGA